One window of the Armatimonadota bacterium genome contains the following:
- a CDS encoding Gfo/Idh/MocA family oxidoreductase, protein MAQIKIGVIGTGGMAQGHIKRLMEHEDAAVAALCDIKPQALERTIANHPGLEDVPRFADFGEMLRNTDLDAVQIITPHTVHYDQIIESLGAGLHVLTEKPMVCKVSHAHHVVKAVQESGKVLVLSYQRHYQPEFLYIRNAIKSGEYGPVQFVQGLQCQGWYRGCRGSWRQEMEWGGGGQLNDSGSHLLAVLLFVTGLSVNQVGAFIDNFDVPVDINSALSIQFDGGAQGNISVVGNAPSWHEDITIWCDRGVFYMRQGTLEVCRPDGSRFKPTAAELPKGDCPDDNFVDAILGRAEVGSPAIWGLRVIELTEAAWKSAASGKIEQVEHVKA, encoded by the coding sequence ATGGCACAGATAAAGATCGGTGTTATCGGAACCGGCGGTATGGCGCAAGGGCACATCAAACGCCTGATGGAGCACGAAGATGCTGCCGTTGCAGCTCTCTGCGATATCAAGCCACAAGCGCTCGAGCGCACCATTGCAAACCATCCTGGTCTCGAAGACGTTCCGCGTTTCGCAGACTTTGGCGAAATGCTCCGCAATACCGATCTGGACGCGGTACAGATCATCACGCCGCACACCGTTCACTACGACCAGATCATCGAAAGCCTTGGCGCCGGGCTGCATGTTCTCACTGAGAAGCCGATGGTATGTAAGGTGAGCCACGCGCATCACGTGGTCAAGGCCGTTCAGGAATCGGGCAAGGTGTTGGTGCTTTCGTACCAGAGGCACTACCAACCGGAGTTCCTCTACATTCGCAACGCCATCAAATCCGGTGAGTATGGGCCTGTTCAGTTTGTACAGGGCCTGCAGTGTCAGGGCTGGTACCGCGGATGCCGCGGAAGCTGGCGGCAGGAGATGGAGTGGGGCGGAGGCGGCCAACTGAACGATTCGGGATCGCACCTGCTGGCCGTGCTGTTGTTTGTTACCGGTCTCAGCGTCAACCAGGTAGGCGCATTTATCGACAACTTTGATGTACCCGTGGATATCAACTCCGCGCTCTCCATCCAGTTTGATGGCGGCGCGCAGGGCAATATCTCCGTTGTAGGCAACGCGCCGAGTTGGCACGAGGACATCACGATCTGGTGCGACCGCGGTGTGTTCTACATGCGCCAGGGAACGCTGGAAGTCTGCCGGCCGGATGGCTCGCGTTTCAAGCCTACAGCCGCCGAGCTGCCAAAGGGCGACTGCCCGGATGACAACTTTGTGGACGCCATTCTGGGTCGCGCTGAGGTCGGTTCACCGGCGATTTGGGGACTTCGCGTGATCGAGCTGACCGAGGCAGCCTGGAAATCGGCGGCCAGCGGCAAAATCGAACAGGTGGAGCACGTCAAAGCGTGA
- a CDS encoding helix-turn-helix domain-containing protein, with the protein MAQLDPMVAEALPDDRNQRALTEVETRVDLEPVMNQFDTRTRALLRMVMAGWSDSEIARAINVDRSTVGRRLRRLRLMFPWLE; encoded by the coding sequence GTGGCACAATTGGATCCGATGGTGGCCGAGGCGCTGCCGGACGACAGGAACCAGCGGGCGCTTACGGAAGTCGAGACGCGCGTGGATCTGGAGCCCGTGATGAATCAGTTCGACACACGAACTCGAGCGCTGCTGCGGATGGTCATGGCCGGCTGGTCAGACTCTGAGATCGCCCGCGCGATCAATGTCGACCGGAGTACAGTCGGTCGGAGACTCCGCAGATTGAGACTGATGTTTCCGTGGCTGGAGTAG